One genomic region from Leptospira tipperaryensis encodes:
- a CDS encoding amidase — MSKSFKEYTYYDATGLADLVRKKKVHPSELVESAIERIESINPGLNAVINRFYEEARKTAKTKLPEGPFRGVPILVKDIVHSIGGARLTSGSKAFRNYISPVDSEFIKRLRSAGTLFLGQTNVPEFALMGITEPKLHGPTRNPWNLERTPGGSSGGSAAAVASGMVPVATASDGGGSIRIPAAYCGLFGLKPTRGRTPVGPYFGRFWQGASVDHVLSRTVRDSAAFLDALCGIESSGAFSFEESKTSYLSEIKKSPGKLRIAFSTQSPIGTPVHPDCVESVVHTAKLLHSLGHKVEEKDAPVDGKAIGRAFITMYFGEMAAQLKNLEPILGRKATMSDVESVTWILGLLGRTVSAGEFVRTLQEWDKAALAMETFHETYDIYLTPTTAMPPAKIGELEPKLGEKIAMQVVGRLGLGRMLLASGLVDELVEKSLSRTPFTQLANLTGQPSVSIPIGQTSDQLPLGLQFTAAKRREDVLFRLSAQLEKAVPWSKHK, encoded by the coding sequence ATGTCAAAATCATTTAAAGAATATACCTACTATGATGCTACCGGTCTCGCCGACTTAGTTCGAAAAAAAAAGGTTCATCCTTCGGAACTCGTAGAATCGGCAATCGAAAGAATCGAATCCATAAACCCAGGACTCAACGCCGTCATAAACCGTTTCTATGAAGAAGCTCGTAAGACCGCAAAGACCAAACTTCCGGAAGGTCCGTTTCGAGGAGTTCCGATTCTTGTCAAAGACATCGTTCATTCCATAGGAGGCGCGCGTCTCACTTCCGGTTCGAAAGCGTTTCGAAACTATATCTCCCCCGTCGATTCCGAATTTATCAAGAGACTGCGGAGTGCGGGAACTCTTTTCTTAGGACAGACAAACGTTCCGGAATTTGCACTCATGGGAATCACCGAACCTAAGTTACACGGTCCTACGCGAAATCCTTGGAACCTGGAAAGAACTCCAGGAGGTTCTTCCGGAGGTTCCGCAGCGGCAGTCGCCTCTGGAATGGTTCCGGTTGCGACCGCTTCCGACGGAGGAGGATCGATTCGAATTCCCGCCGCCTATTGCGGGTTATTCGGACTCAAACCCACTCGAGGAAGAACTCCGGTTGGTCCTTATTTTGGAAGATTCTGGCAGGGAGCCTCGGTGGATCACGTTTTGTCGAGAACCGTTCGAGACAGCGCGGCGTTTCTCGACGCGTTATGCGGAATCGAAAGCTCAGGCGCATTTTCTTTTGAAGAATCCAAGACGAGTTATCTTTCCGAGATCAAAAAATCTCCGGGCAAACTGAGAATCGCATTCTCCACTCAATCTCCGATCGGAACTCCGGTGCATCCGGATTGTGTGGAGTCGGTCGTTCACACCGCAAAACTTTTGCATTCTCTCGGACACAAGGTCGAAGAAAAAGACGCGCCCGTGGACGGGAAGGCAATCGGAAGAGCATTTATCACGATGTATTTCGGTGAAATGGCCGCTCAATTAAAAAACTTAGAACCCATTCTCGGAAGAAAGGCAACGATGAGCGACGTGGAATCCGTGACTTGGATTCTCGGACTTTTGGGAAGAACCGTTTCCGCCGGAGAATTTGTAAGAACCCTGCAAGAATGGGATAAGGCGGCTCTTGCTATGGAAACCTTTCACGAGACTTACGATATTTATTTGACCCCGACAACCGCGATGCCGCCTGCAAAGATCGGAGAACTGGAACCCAAGTTAGGTGAAAAGATCGCGATGCAAGTCGTGGGTCGTCTGGGTTTGGGAAGAATGTTACTCGCTTCCGGTCTCGTTGATGAACTCGTCGAAAAAAGTCTTTCGAGAACTCCGTTCACACAACTCGCAAACTTAACGGGACAACCTTCAGTTTCGATTCCGATCGGACAAACGAGCGATCAGCTTCCTTTGGGATTACAGTTCACTGCGGCGAAAAGAAGAGAAGACGTTCTCTTTCGTCTGAGCGCGCAATTGGAAAAAGCCGTGCCTTGGTCGAAACATAAGTAA
- a CDS encoding WG repeat-containing protein has translation MNRFFWLQLMFVVLILFSLGCKKQSLSSFEEDGKYGFRDQNGKVVIAPQYSFSYDFDENGVAFVFGESGWSCIDETNRVLLNPFLFDNGPDPFFGGLARFKENNKIGFFDSHCNKIIAAQFDFAFPFEEDFTVVCLGCKSVKMDEHSTIEGGNYGLIDKNGKIIIPIEYDSISTDRDKKIARATKGKVAKDIPIF, from the coding sequence ATGAATCGATTCTTTTGGCTTCAGTTAATGTTCGTAGTTCTCATTCTTTTTTCCTTGGGTTGCAAAAAACAATCTCTCTCTTCCTTCGAAGAAGATGGGAAATACGGCTTCAGAGATCAGAACGGAAAAGTTGTAATCGCGCCGCAATATTCTTTTAGTTATGATTTTGATGAGAATGGGGTCGCTTTCGTTTTTGGAGAAAGCGGATGGTCCTGCATCGACGAAACAAATCGAGTTTTGTTAAATCCTTTTTTGTTTGATAACGGTCCCGATCCTTTTTTTGGTGGTTTGGCTCGTTTTAAAGAAAACAATAAAATCGGTTTTTTTGATAGTCACTGTAATAAGATCATTGCAGCTCAATTTGATTTCGCCTTTCCTTTTGAGGAAGATTTCACAGTTGTTTGTCTTGGTTGCAAATCGGTAAAGATGGATGAACATTCTACAATTGAGGGCGGGAATTACGGCCTCATCGATAAAAATGGGAAAATTATAATTCCGATAGAATATGATTCCATCTCAACCGATCGGGACAAAAAAATTGCGCGGGCAACCAAGGGCAAGGTAGCAAAAGACATTCCGATTTTTTAA
- a CDS encoding ABC1 kinase family protein, with the protein MLVSSTTGTAEPQETQSYRRHSSAWRFWNASTFVWKKIWSIFWFFKFGRILFPSYRNEAVQEKYFRSLGEDSRNFFLSMGGVYIKLGQYLGNLSHIFPDSFTESLQDLQDRVPPHPFSEIEERFRLEFGKEITKVFPNIQSVPEASASTAQVHVASIGGQKVAVKVLYPGIESLIANDLKNIRSFLKRINRYLFRFEYKKVHDEINHLVTRETDLKLEADSYDRMRTFFAEEPDYVFPKVIRQFSGKSVLVTEFIDGVKITRATPVLKGQAKSRPVELLVKAYVLMIFQYRFYHADPHPGNLIYTPDEKLCFIDFGAVGEMGANGVFALKKIFLSAISKDYYGVVSGLEDIGALSETADRDKLEEVVRYSLEKLGRFIADTDYFKNLSLDQIHTREDRLFLKEINSSLKEIFRMIQIPENFIFLERVLGLLVGITSILDPYRTVLDYGEKPFRTVATGKEGGLESLLLNEDKNLLGNTLSIPGEFYKVLQNINRGKQGIQLREVERHTRKMYVLGHQILYSGFLIAGIHFGNYYLEKGLEMQSWGFFGTSAFFGLVLIYSFWKNKLKKKGNPL; encoded by the coding sequence ATGCTCGTTTCTTCCACAACCGGAACAGCCGAACCTCAGGAAACTCAATCCTATAGAAGGCATAGCAGCGCCTGGAGATTCTGGAACGCGAGCACCTTTGTCTGGAAAAAGATCTGGTCTATATTCTGGTTTTTTAAATTTGGAAGAATCCTCTTTCCTTCCTATCGCAACGAAGCCGTCCAAGAAAAATACTTTCGCAGTCTCGGAGAAGACAGTCGGAATTTCTTCTTATCCATGGGCGGGGTTTATATCAAACTCGGGCAGTATCTCGGAAACCTCTCTCATATCTTTCCGGATTCTTTTACGGAATCTCTTCAAGACTTACAAGACAGAGTCCCTCCTCATCCCTTCTCCGAAATCGAAGAACGTTTTCGTTTGGAATTCGGAAAAGAAATCACAAAAGTATTTCCGAACATCCAGAGCGTTCCCGAGGCGAGCGCTTCGACCGCACAGGTTCACGTAGCTTCGATCGGAGGACAAAAGGTCGCCGTCAAAGTTCTCTATCCTGGAATCGAATCTCTCATCGCAAACGATCTCAAAAACATCCGCTCCTTTCTCAAGCGGATCAATCGTTATCTCTTTCGTTTCGAATACAAAAAGGTCCACGACGAGATCAACCATCTTGTAACCAGAGAAACCGATCTCAAACTCGAAGCCGATTCTTACGATCGTATGCGGACCTTTTTTGCGGAAGAACCGGACTACGTCTTTCCGAAAGTCATCCGTCAATTTTCAGGAAAGAGTGTTCTCGTTACCGAGTTCATTGATGGCGTCAAAATCACCCGCGCGACCCCGGTTCTCAAAGGACAAGCGAAGTCGAGACCCGTAGAACTCCTCGTCAAAGCATACGTCCTCATGATCTTTCAGTATCGTTTTTATCACGCGGATCCTCATCCCGGAAATCTCATCTACACTCCCGATGAAAAACTCTGTTTTATCGATTTCGGAGCGGTAGGAGAAATGGGAGCGAACGGAGTCTTTGCTCTCAAAAAAATATTTCTCTCCGCGATCAGCAAGGATTACTACGGAGTTGTCTCCGGTTTGGAAGACATAGGCGCTCTTTCCGAAACCGCGGATCGGGACAAACTCGAAGAAGTCGTCCGTTATTCCTTGGAGAAACTCGGAAGATTTATCGCCGATACGGATTACTTTAAGAATCTTTCCTTGGATCAGATTCATACAAGAGAAGATCGACTCTTTTTGAAAGAGATCAATTCCAGCCTAAAAGAAATTTTTAGAATGATTCAGATCCCTGAAAATTTCATTTTCCTGGAAAGGGTCTTAGGTTTACTGGTAGGGATCACTTCGATCCTGGATCCTTATAGAACCGTTTTAGATTACGGAGAAAAACCGTTCCGGACAGTCGCCACCGGAAAAGAAGGCGGACTGGAGTCCCTTTTGTTAAACGAAGATAAAAATCTTTTAGGAAACACCCTCTCCATTCCCGGAGAATTTTATAAAGTACTCCAGAATATCAATCGGGGAAAACAGGGAATCCAACTTCGGGAAGTGGAACGGCATACTCGAAAGATGTATGTTTTGGGACATCAGATTCTCTATTCCGGATTCTTGATTGCAGGAATTCATTTCGGAAATTATTATCTCGAAAAAGGATTGGAAATGCAGAGCTGGGGATTTTTCGGAACCTCCGCGTTTTTCGGACTTGTACTCATCTATTCATTCTGGAAGAATAAACTTAAAAAGAAAGGAAACCCCTTGTGA
- a CDS encoding Gfo/Idh/MocA family protein → MIPVLLIGLGRIASLLEKDSLRNHPCTHAGSIFSPWGKKKFILLGAIDPSEDRRRQFCKDWNIQENKCFSDFREWSREFSSWKNRGPDSTPFKNFEKEGVPTSTASNRKTSSQTTRKVGTSSKTKTPFVSLHPDSEAKSRNSHLPEKDIDLGNCLVVIATPSDTHFELARTAIHFGFRHLLVEKPVCHSLPLAKKLAKLCKETGTDLRVNHERRYHPLYRRVRKWIQEETFGPVRTIRASVLTSARNPGRAILDQTGPLFHDGTHAVDLLTWYLGVPDRIHSVLRSYPHSPVEEQAVALLTYPKGETVFLEAGGMRKYFQFELDIQTESARFLVGNDEVRFWKSKPSRKYKGFNSLTPVSISEKSSAGSNPFLNLYESLFRHLRGKPSQITGDMEENLQILSILDTIRKKAEKRILEV, encoded by the coding sequence ATGATCCCCGTCTTACTCATCGGCCTTGGAAGAATCGCCTCTCTTCTCGAAAAAGATTCTCTGAGAAATCATCCCTGCACGCACGCGGGATCGATCTTTTCTCCTTGGGGAAAAAAGAAATTCATTCTTCTGGGAGCGATCGATCCTTCGGAAGATCGACGCCGACAATTTTGCAAAGATTGGAATATTCAAGAAAACAAATGTTTCTCCGACTTTCGGGAATGGTCCAGGGAGTTTTCATCTTGGAAAAACCGGGGACCGGATTCTACTCCGTTCAAAAATTTTGAAAAAGAGGGAGTTCCTACTTCGACCGCTTCCAACCGAAAGACTTCTTCCCAAACAACCCGTAAGGTCGGAACCTCGTCCAAAACGAAAACGCCCTTCGTCTCCTTGCACCCAGATTCCGAAGCAAAAAGTAGGAACTCACACCTTCCGGAAAAAGACATCGATCTCGGAAATTGTCTCGTCGTGATCGCGACCCCTTCGGACACACACTTTGAACTCGCAAGAACCGCGATCCATTTTGGATTCCGACATTTGCTCGTAGAAAAACCGGTCTGCCATTCTCTTCCTCTCGCAAAAAAACTAGCAAAACTCTGCAAAGAAACGGGGACGGATCTCCGGGTAAATCACGAACGACGTTATCATCCCCTCTACAGACGAGTTCGCAAATGGATTCAAGAAGAAACCTTCGGTCCGGTCCGAACGATCCGAGCTTCCGTCCTGACATCCGCGAGAAATCCGGGAAGAGCGATCCTCGATCAGACCGGACCTCTCTTTCATGACGGAACTCACGCAGTCGATCTTCTCACGTGGTATCTGGGAGTTCCGGATCGGATTCATTCCGTCCTCAGGTCCTATCCCCATTCTCCCGTAGAAGAACAAGCGGTGGCGCTCCTCACTTATCCGAAAGGAGAAACCGTATTCTTAGAAGCGGGGGGAATGCGGAAATACTTTCAGTTCGAGTTGGACATCCAAACGGAATCGGCGCGTTTTCTCGTGGGGAACGACGAGGTCCGATTCTGGAAATCCAAACCTTCTCGCAAATACAAAGGATTTAATAGTTTGACTCCGGTTTCAATTTCCGAAAAATCTTCCGCAGGCTCCAATCCGTTTCTCAATCTCTATGAATCGCTTTTCCGACATCTTCGCGGAAAACCTTCTCAGATCACGGGAGACATGGAGGAGAATCTTCAGATTCTTTCCATCTTGGATACGATACGGAAGAAAGCCGAAAAAAGAATCCTAGAGGTTTAG
- a CDS encoding lipoprotein signal peptidase has protein sequence MKYFEKRFLDVYRPLYLGVIFIGVVLDLLTKFLVILYYQPHRYVEVLGNFFRMTLTFNTGFVFGAFQDNAIPSLVATGVAIIFLIGYRWKNFDLGNPWGWNLVMAGAFGNFLDKFFVKIPGTGFRIGFHPNPGEYIGVVDFLDFDWPDFLLFSRWPAFNVADSCVTVGLTILILTMKLEEEK, from the coding sequence GTGAAATATTTTGAAAAACGATTTTTAGATGTCTATCGTCCTCTCTATCTGGGGGTCATCTTTATCGGCGTCGTATTGGATCTCCTGACAAAGTTCCTCGTAATTCTCTACTATCAACCGCATCGTTACGTGGAAGTTCTCGGAAACTTTTTTAGAATGACTCTTACGTTTAACACCGGTTTTGTTTTTGGAGCCTTCCAAGACAACGCGATTCCTTCCTTGGTAGCGACCGGAGTCGCGATCATCTTTTTGATCGGTTACAGATGGAAGAATTTCGACCTCGGAAATCCTTGGGGTTGGAATCTCGTAATGGCCGGAGCCTTCGGAAACTTCTTGGATAAATTCTTTGTAAAGATTCCGGGAACCGGTTTTAGAATCGGGTTTCATCCCAATCCGGGAGAATACATCGGAGTCGTGGACTTTTTAGATTTCGACTGGCCCGACTTTTTGCTCTTCTCAAGATGGCCAGCGTTTAACGTAGCGGACTCTTGTGTCACGGTCGGACTTACGATCTTGATTCTTACGATGAAATTGGAAGAGGAGAAATAA
- a CDS encoding ankyrin repeat domain-containing protein: MISTIRKIPSLIVIFPFLLVADPVLDNEFLRSVQEGDPKKTQILLQAGATVDATDSRGKTALMIADHRPEVAEVLIRAGANVNAQDRDGSSVLSESFSGLLDVKVLDIDDLAVPKRLIESGAKIEYSSKVDSSGRTVPVSILNLAIRHGNLVLVQFLIENHADVNFDKGNPEEFPLFLACGAGSSQQNFSIVEVLLKNNAKPDYTSRLHETNVEGKTTQLGADNALHFISEESEFDSRIVDLLIKSGTNVNHRNAEGISPLLQAILRKRVGLAQKLLELGADPSLADVHGRTSLEEARRQKFDSLETLILKRLGIKENPDRITQ, from the coding sequence ATGATTTCTACAATTCGCAAAATCCCTTCTCTCATAGTGATATTCCCATTCTTACTCGTTGCGGATCCGGTCCTGGACAACGAGTTCTTGAGATCCGTTCAGGAAGGAGATCCCAAAAAGACCCAGATTCTACTCCAAGCCGGAGCGACCGTGGACGCGACGGATTCTCGCGGAAAGACCGCTTTGATGATTGCGGATCACAGACCGGAAGTAGCGGAAGTTTTGATTCGTGCGGGAGCCAACGTGAACGCCCAAGATCGGGACGGGAGTTCCGTCCTTTCGGAAAGTTTTTCCGGACTTTTGGATGTGAAGGTCTTAGACATAGACGACTTGGCGGTTCCAAAACGTCTGATCGAATCCGGAGCTAAGATAGAATATTCATCCAAGGTTGATTCTTCCGGAAGAACGGTTCCCGTTTCTATTTTGAATCTTGCGATTCGACACGGGAATCTCGTCCTCGTACAATTCTTAATCGAAAATCACGCCGATGTAAATTTTGACAAAGGCAACCCGGAAGAATTTCCTCTCTTCCTCGCGTGCGGAGCCGGGTCTTCTCAGCAGAATTTTTCCATCGTGGAAGTGCTTTTGAAAAACAACGCGAAGCCGGATTACACAAGTCGTCTTCACGAAACAAATGTGGAAGGCAAGACGACTCAGTTGGGAGCGGACAACGCACTTCATTTTATCTCGGAAGAATCCGAGTTTGATTCCAGAATCGTCGATCTTCTTATAAAGTCCGGAACAAACGTAAACCATAGAAACGCGGAAGGAATTTCTCCTCTTTTACAGGCGATTCTCAGAAAGAGAGTTGGCTTAGCGCAAAAACTTTTAGAGCTTGGAGCCGATCCAAGTCTCGCGGATGTGCACGGAAGAACTTCCTTAGAGGAAGCGCGCAGACAAAAATTCGATTCACTCGAAACTCTGATTCTAAAACGACTCGGAATCAAAGAGAATCCGGATCGGATCACTCAGTAA
- a CDS encoding HsdM family class I SAM-dependent methyltransferase, with product MSQEANRKIKNKFLGQFFTPEKVADFLVDWVLGADRISSPENSKRILDPAIGNGVFFSSLLDKQPELKAEWVGFDLDLHCLVSSRHSLEDKISRNGSLHFFDQDFLLETKEQKFDVILCNPPYKKISDRAYSKELNKRFGGDLEKRLPGTANLYVFFLLKCLNMISVGGRAAFLVPQDFFNSGYGVFIKTVLKKSGLLHSLFLLSPQDSLFDEAVTSSCILLLENSEKEKKSGFYWARLKPGFFTDKSKLALGAVESIETEWIPFPDPEAKWSPIFHRMEKKNYPLEKKNDSEKDSSDLLVPLLEFGKFTRGIATGDNDFFLFTKTMVEESGIPEEYFRTCIPKSQYARNRIFLYSDWEELSRKGAKVWLLDVKNELDSNKSETLQKYLQSGLTKGVNRRFLPSRRRNWFSQEAKSSCPILASSFHRTEIRIVRNFSNVVHLTCFHGFTPAPGMEEWVDAVYAYLISSDSKKDLETRRREYARGLWKAEPGDLNSLLVPDFRKLPPNIQKELKTLVSDLKDARFSVEKDAVIIEKIDSIFRNETIS from the coding sequence ATGTCCCAAGAGGCAAATCGAAAAATAAAAAATAAATTTCTAGGACAGTTTTTTACTCCCGAAAAAGTAGCAGATTTCCTGGTAGACTGGGTTCTCGGCGCGGACCGCATCTCCTCGCCAGAAAATTCAAAACGTATACTGGATCCTGCAATCGGGAACGGTGTGTTTTTTTCAAGCCTTCTCGACAAACAACCTGAACTCAAAGCCGAATGGGTTGGTTTTGACCTCGATCTTCACTGTTTAGTATCTAGCAGACATTCCTTAGAAGATAAAATTTCTCGCAACGGTTCCCTTCATTTCTTTGATCAAGATTTCCTTCTCGAAACTAAGGAACAAAAGTTCGATGTTATCCTTTGCAATCCTCCTTATAAAAAGATAAGCGACAGGGCTTATTCAAAAGAATTAAATAAACGTTTCGGCGGAGACTTGGAAAAAAGATTACCCGGAACCGCAAACCTCTATGTTTTCTTTCTATTAAAATGTTTGAATATGATTAGCGTGGGTGGAAGGGCCGCCTTCCTCGTACCTCAAGATTTTTTCAACTCCGGCTACGGGGTTTTTATCAAAACGGTGCTTAAAAAATCTGGTCTTCTTCATTCTCTTTTTCTTTTATCTCCGCAAGATAGTCTTTTTGACGAAGCGGTCACGAGTTCCTGTATTCTTCTTTTGGAAAACTCCGAAAAGGAAAAAAAATCGGGATTTTATTGGGCGAGGCTTAAACCCGGTTTTTTTACGGACAAATCCAAACTTGCGCTGGGCGCCGTGGAATCGATCGAGACGGAATGGATCCCGTTTCCGGATCCGGAAGCCAAATGGAGCCCGATCTTTCATCGTATGGAGAAGAAGAATTATCCGTTGGAGAAAAAGAACGATTCTGAAAAAGATTCTTCCGATCTGTTGGTTCCACTTTTGGAATTCGGGAAGTTTACAAGAGGAATCGCGACCGGAGACAATGATTTTTTTCTCTTTACGAAGACGATGGTGGAAGAATCGGGAATCCCGGAAGAATATTTTAGAACCTGTATTCCAAAATCACAATATGCGAGAAATAGAATATTCTTATATTCCGATTGGGAAGAATTGAGCCGTAAAGGAGCCAAGGTCTGGCTTTTGGACGTAAAAAACGAACTTGATTCGAACAAGTCTGAAACTCTTCAGAAGTATCTACAGAGCGGCCTTACAAAGGGGGTCAATCGCAGATTTCTTCCCTCCAGGAGAAGGAATTGGTTTAGCCAGGAAGCAAAGTCTTCTTGTCCGATACTCGCTTCCAGTTTTCATAGAACTGAAATTCGAATCGTAAGAAATTTTAGCAACGTGGTTCATTTGACCTGTTTTCACGGATTCACTCCTGCACCAGGGATGGAAGAATGGGTGGACGCGGTTTACGCCTATCTGATTTCTTCGGATTCGAAAAAGGATTTGGAAACGAGAAGAAGGGAATATGCGAGAGGACTTTGGAAGGCCGAACCGGGGGATCTCAATTCTCTTTTGGTTCCGGATTTTAGAAAACTTCCGCCTAACATACAAAAGGAACTTAAAACGTTAGTTTCCGATTTGAAGGACGCACGCTTCTCGGTTGAAAAAGACGCCGTCATCATCGAAAAAATCGATTCTATCTTTCGTAACGAAACGATTTCCTGA
- a CDS encoding DUF2461 domain-containing protein, which translates to MLQQSTLDFLKNIAKNNNKPWLEKNKSLFTAAKDDFENLIGELVIGLAKVNPALAGVDPKKCIFRIYRDVRFSKNKEPYKTNFGASIGSAGKDLGRPLFYIHIQPGNQSFIAGGLYMPEPKILRKVREGILENSNVFKKIVQDKKLEKEFGTLSDMKLKTAPRGFSKDHPDFEWIQYTSYVVEKNASDAEVLSKNFIKNTIESYKILQPFLNYFDKMV; encoded by the coding sequence ATGCTTCAACAATCCACTCTCGACTTCTTAAAAAATATAGCGAAGAATAATAACAAACCCTGGCTGGAAAAAAATAAATCACTCTTTACCGCGGCCAAGGACGACTTTGAAAATTTGATCGGAGAACTCGTCATCGGACTTGCAAAGGTCAATCCTGCGCTCGCGGGAGTGGATCCGAAAAAATGCATCTTTCGGATCTATAGAGACGTTCGATTTTCAAAAAACAAGGAACCATATAAAACCAATTTTGGAGCGAGCATCGGTTCCGCGGGGAAGGATCTGGGACGACCTCTTTTCTACATTCACATTCAACCGGGAAACCAATCTTTTATCGCGGGCGGATTGTATATGCCCGAACCTAAAATTTTGAGAAAAGTTCGCGAAGGTATTTTAGAAAATTCGAATGTTTTTAAGAAGATCGTTCAGGACAAAAAGTTAGAAAAAGAGTTCGGAACTCTTTCCGATATGAAACTCAAAACCGCTCCGAGAGGATTTTCCAAAGATCATCCCGATTTTGAGTGGATTCAATATACGAGTTACGTTGTGGAAAAAAATGCAAGCGACGCAGAAGTCCTCTCGAAAAATTTTATTAAGAATACGATCGAATCTTATAAGATCCTTCAACCGTTTTTGAACTACTTTGACAAGATGGTCTAA
- a CDS encoding CASTOR/POLLUX-related putative ion channel, which translates to MKSNHKFSDKLRYHFDNFMSKGGGAVFAALITLFLIAFLTLSILRVLGGWIFPDESIQGKGEFLWRVFLQISDAGAVAEDGESNWFNKISGILTVFLGLVLFSSLVAFITNQFDQKIQDLRKGKSDVLESNHTIILGFGVRVVEIIKELIEANSSESRAVVVILSEEDKEVMDDFLADNLTERKTTKVITRSGTPSSLHSLRKVNAKEAKSVLVLNASGDEESKEGRSIGDAKVLKSLMALVALGQGKELPPIVAELYGEENRQIAQELSSSIQVMDERNILAKLLVQTSRTSGLAIVYSNLVGFEGDEIYFYKPKNGWNGLPFQEISFRFNESVPLGFRKEDGDILLNPPANYVPGDEEDAVLLAEDDSKIRYADNAVASPRDFQTPKKKRSNPIDKQLIVGWNSKSPLIVEEYAKFVAPGSTIDLLVKQIDDDFKSSVVRLKKKYPKITLRSFQADLSQESVMKRLAPESYDSVIFLAEEKENIEEVDAQTISLLLRFRQYFKRYAFKTGNQPTTQLITEIMNSENTEIVLETGVKDFLISNQFVSKMMAQVSQEPDVMRVYENLFSPEGSEIYLKPVSLYFENSSQVLSFADCANAALKRGETCFGIRIASEEKDEEKGYGVHLIPPKDTQFSIRPEDTLIVLAEDQT; encoded by the coding sequence ATGAAATCAAACCATAAATTCTCCGATAAACTCCGTTATCATTTCGACAATTTTATGTCCAAAGGCGGGGGCGCGGTTTTCGCGGCTCTGATCACCTTATTTTTAATCGCATTCTTAACCCTATCGATCTTACGCGTGTTAGGCGGATGGATCTTTCCTGACGAATCGATCCAAGGAAAGGGAGAATTTCTGTGGAGAGTATTCTTACAGATCTCCGACGCGGGTGCTGTCGCGGAAGATGGAGAATCAAACTGGTTCAATAAAATCTCCGGAATTCTTACCGTATTTCTCGGACTCGTTCTCTTTTCGAGTTTGGTGGCTTTTATTACAAACCAATTTGATCAGAAGATCCAAGATCTAAGAAAGGGCAAAAGCGACGTATTGGAATCCAACCATACGATCATTCTCGGCTTCGGAGTCAGGGTCGTCGAGATCATCAAAGAACTCATTGAAGCCAATTCATCCGAGTCAAGAGCCGTCGTCGTGATCCTCTCGGAAGAAGACAAGGAGGTGATGGACGATTTTCTCGCAGACAACTTAACCGAACGTAAAACTACAAAAGTGATCACACGCTCCGGAACTCCATCGAGTTTACATTCTCTCAGAAAAGTAAACGCAAAAGAAGCAAAGTCAGTTCTTGTTCTCAACGCATCCGGCGACGAAGAATCGAAAGAAGGAAGATCCATCGGAGACGCGAAAGTTTTAAAATCTTTGATGGCATTGGTCGCGCTCGGACAAGGCAAGGAACTTCCCCCCATCGTCGCGGAACTCTACGGAGAAGAAAATCGACAGATCGCACAAGAACTCTCCTCTTCCATCCAAGTGATGGACGAAAGGAATATACTCGCCAAACTTTTGGTACAAACCTCCAGAACCTCGGGACTCGCGATCGTCTATTCGAACTTAGTCGGTTTTGAAGGAGACGAGATCTATTTTTACAAACCGAAAAACGGCTGGAACGGGCTTCCCTTTCAGGAAATTTCATTTCGGTTTAACGAATCAGTTCCTCTGGGATTTCGAAAAGAAGACGGGGACATCCTCCTCAATCCTCCGGCCAACTACGTCCCGGGAGACGAAGAAGACGCAGTACTCTTAGCGGAAGACGATTCTAAGATTCGTTATGCGGACAATGCAGTCGCGAGTCCCAGAGATTTTCAGACTCCTAAAAAGAAACGTTCGAATCCGATCGACAAACAGTTGATCGTCGGATGGAATTCTAAAAGTCCTCTCATCGTGGAAGAATACGCTAAGTTTGTCGCGCCCGGTTCCACGATCGACCTTTTGGTAAAACAGATCGACGACGACTTTAAAAGTTCCGTCGTTCGGTTGAAAAAGAAATATCCGAAAATCACATTACGCTCCTTTCAAGCGGATCTTTCCCAAGAATCGGTTATGAAAAGACTCGCTCCCGAATCTTACGATTCCGTAATCTTCTTAGCCGAAGAAAAAGAAAACATAGAGGAAGTCGACGCACAAACGATCTCACTTCTTCTACGCTTCCGTCAATATTTCAAACGTTATGCGTTTAAGACCGGAAACCAACCGACGACTCAGTTGATCACAGAGATTATGAACTCCGAGAATACGGAAATCGTTTTAGAAACCGGAGTCAAAGACTTCCTGATTTCCAACCAATTCGTTTCCAAGATGATGGCTCAGGTTTCGCAAGAGCCGGACGTTATGCGCGTTTATGAGAATCTTTTCAGTCCGGAAGGAAGCGAGATCTACCTCAAACCCGTGTCCTTGTATTTCGAAAATTCTTCTCAGGTTTTGTCCTTCGCTGATTGTGCCAACGCCGCACTCAAACGAGGAGAAACGTGTTTTGGAATTCGAATCGCATCGGAAGAAAAGGACGAAGAAAAAGGATACGGCGTTCACTTAATTCCGCCAAAGGATACTCAATTTTCGATCAGACCGGAAGATACATTGATCGTACTCGCGGAAGATCAAACTTAA